A single genomic interval of Cucumis sativus cultivar 9930 chromosome 7, Cucumber_9930_V3, whole genome shotgun sequence harbors:
- the LOC101209910 gene encoding uncharacterized protein LOC101209910, protein MGRSRRKYKKSRPKVKVGLPKRNPNVFKPSFCMPPKLRSLLAEQFEEDPTWDEKGSVIQNYKSFGVISNPNLLSVRSRTDHIVESDSLQVPPSDDPDTVLDSSGSDVEEDDLKTALGKKRKDGKSAPLQPLTTLQRVHVGKLIEKYGDDYQRMFMDTKLNSMQHSVATLEKLCKRYNSCLDSNPLILTRKRR, encoded by the exons GGTTGGTTTGCCCAAAAGGAACCCTAATGTCTTCAAGCCATCTTTTTGCATGCCGCCTAAGCTTCGCTCCTTGCTCGCCGAACAATTTGAAGAAGATCCAACATGGGATGAGAAAGGAAGTgtcattcaaaattataagtCCTTTGGTGTTATTTCTAATCCTAATTTGCTCAGTGTTCGTTCCCGCACTGATCACATCGTTGAGAGCGACTCTCTCCAAGTCCCGCCATCCGATGACCCTGACACCGTTCTTGATTCTTCCGGTAGTGATGTTGAAGAGGACG ATTTGAAAACAGCATTGGGAAAGAAGCGCAAAGATGGGAAATCTGCACCTCTGCAACCGTTGACCACACTTCAGCGTGTTCATGTCGGTAAGCTAATCGAGAAATATGGAGATGATTACCAG AGGATGTTTATGGATACAAAGCTGAACTCAATGCAGCATTCTGTTGCAACTCTGGAGAAACTATGCAAAAGATATAACAGTTGTTTAGATTCGAATCCATTGATATTGACTCGTAAACGACGATAG
- the LOC101209665 gene encoding probable E3 ubiquitin-protein ligase BAH1-like 2 isoform X2, with amino-acid sequence MKFCKKYEEYLRGQEKKLKLPGFHFKRLKKILKNCSRDFQSRHRHGDGTCSAVAIHTCPDQCSVGGFNQRAQKLLELHLASGFRKYLLWFKGKLESDHAVLVQEGKELVNYALMNAIAVRKILKKYDKIHYSKQGQTFKSQAQSKHIEILQSPWLSELIAFHINLKETKHKSKRISSAFEECSLAITDGKPSLTCELFDSVKLDIDLTCSICLEIVFDPVSLTCGHIFCYMCACSAASVTIVDGLKSANAKAKCPLCREARVYEGAVHLEELNILLSQSCPEYWEKRLETERAERVQQAKDHWESMSRAFMGV; translated from the exons atgaagttcTGCAAAAAGTATGAGGAGTATTTGCGAGGTCAGGAGAAGAAACTGAAACTACCTGGATTTCACTTCAAACGGCTTAAGAAGATTCTGAAGAATTGTAGCAGAGATTTTCAATCTCGACACCGTCATGGCGATGGCACTTGCTCCGCGGTCGCCATTCACACCTGTCCGGATCAGTGTTCAG TAGGAGGTTTTAATCAGCGAGCACAAAAGTTGCTTGAACTGCACCTTGCTTCTGGCTTTAGAAAGTATCTCTTATGGTTCAAAGGCAAACTGGAAAGCGATCATGCTGTCTTAGTTCAAGAAGGGAAAGAACTGGTTAATTATGCATTGATGAACGCCATTGCAGTTAGGAAGATCTTGAAGAAATATGATAAG ATTCATTACTCCAAGCAAGGGCAAACCTTCAAGTCACAAGCTCAGAGTAAGCACATCGAGATCCTTCAGTCACCATGGCTATCAGAGCTTATAGCATTCCACATTAACCTGAAGGAGACAAAGCATAAATCTAAGAGGATCTCTTCAGCATTTGAGGAATGTTCCCTTGCAATTACCGACGGAAAACCATCACTTACTTGCGAGCTCTTCGATTCAGTCAAACTTGACATCGACTTGACATGTTCCATATGTTTG GAAATAGTATTTGATCCCGTTTCACTCACTTGCGGCCATATATTTTGCTACATGTGCGCTTGTTCGGCAGCTTCAGTAACCATAGTTGATGGGCTAAAGTCTGCTAATGCAAAAGCGAAGTGCCCACTCTGCCGTGAG GCAAGAGTTTATGAAGGTGCTGTACACTTGGAAGAGCTTAATATTCTATTAAGTCAAAG CTGCCCCGAATACTGGGAAAAACGTCTCGAAACAGAAAGAGCAGAGAGGGTCCAGCAAGCAAAGGATCACTGGGAATCCATGTCTCGAGCATTCATGGGAGTGTAG
- the LOC101209665 gene encoding probable E3 ubiquitin-protein ligase BAH1-like 1 isoform X1, which translates to MKFCKKYEEYLRGQEKKLKLPGFHFKRLKKILKNCSRDFQSRHRHGDGTCSAVAIHTCPDQCSVCDGTFFPFLLNEMSAIVGGFNQRAQKLLELHLASGFRKYLLWFKGKLESDHAVLVQEGKELVNYALMNAIAVRKILKKYDKIHYSKQGQTFKSQAQSKHIEILQSPWLSELIAFHINLKETKHKSKRISSAFEECSLAITDGKPSLTCELFDSVKLDIDLTCSICLEIVFDPVSLTCGHIFCYMCACSAASVTIVDGLKSANAKAKCPLCREARVYEGAVHLEELNILLSQSCPEYWEKRLETERAERVQQAKDHWESMSRAFMGV; encoded by the exons atgaagttcTGCAAAAAGTATGAGGAGTATTTGCGAGGTCAGGAGAAGAAACTGAAACTACCTGGATTTCACTTCAAACGGCTTAAGAAGATTCTGAAGAATTGTAGCAGAGATTTTCAATCTCGACACCGTCATGGCGATGGCACTTGCTCCGCGGTCGCCATTCACACCTGTCCGGATCAGTGTTCAG TGTGCGATGGgactttctttcctttccttctcaATGAAATGTCTGCAATAGTAGGAGGTTTTAATCAGCGAGCACAAAAGTTGCTTGAACTGCACCTTGCTTCTGGCTTTAGAAAGTATCTCTTATGGTTCAAAGGCAAACTGGAAAGCGATCATGCTGTCTTAGTTCAAGAAGGGAAAGAACTGGTTAATTATGCATTGATGAACGCCATTGCAGTTAGGAAGATCTTGAAGAAATATGATAAG ATTCATTACTCCAAGCAAGGGCAAACCTTCAAGTCACAAGCTCAGAGTAAGCACATCGAGATCCTTCAGTCACCATGGCTATCAGAGCTTATAGCATTCCACATTAACCTGAAGGAGACAAAGCATAAATCTAAGAGGATCTCTTCAGCATTTGAGGAATGTTCCCTTGCAATTACCGACGGAAAACCATCACTTACTTGCGAGCTCTTCGATTCAGTCAAACTTGACATCGACTTGACATGTTCCATATGTTTG GAAATAGTATTTGATCCCGTTTCACTCACTTGCGGCCATATATTTTGCTACATGTGCGCTTGTTCGGCAGCTTCAGTAACCATAGTTGATGGGCTAAAGTCTGCTAATGCAAAAGCGAAGTGCCCACTCTGCCGTGAG GCAAGAGTTTATGAAGGTGCTGTACACTTGGAAGAGCTTAATATTCTATTAAGTCAAAG CTGCCCCGAATACTGGGAAAAACGTCTCGAAACAGAAAGAGCAGAGAGGGTCCAGCAAGCAAAGGATCACTGGGAATCCATGTCTCGAGCATTCATGGGAGTGTAG
- the LOC101209665 gene encoding probable E3 ubiquitin-protein ligase BAH1-like 2 isoform X3: protein MKFCKKYEEYLRGQEKKLKLPGFHFKRLKKILKNCSRDFQSRHRHGDGTCSAVAIHTCPDQCSGGFNQRAQKLLELHLASGFRKYLLWFKGKLESDHAVLVQEGKELVNYALMNAIAVRKILKKYDKIHYSKQGQTFKSQAQSKHIEILQSPWLSELIAFHINLKETKHKSKRISSAFEECSLAITDGKPSLTCELFDSVKLDIDLTCSICLEIVFDPVSLTCGHIFCYMCACSAASVTIVDGLKSANAKAKCPLCREARVYEGAVHLEELNILLSQSCPEYWEKRLETERAERVQQAKDHWESMSRAFMGV from the exons atgaagttcTGCAAAAAGTATGAGGAGTATTTGCGAGGTCAGGAGAAGAAACTGAAACTACCTGGATTTCACTTCAAACGGCTTAAGAAGATTCTGAAGAATTGTAGCAGAGATTTTCAATCTCGACACCGTCATGGCGATGGCACTTGCTCCGCGGTCGCCATTCACACCTGTCCGGATCAGTGTTCAG GAGGTTTTAATCAGCGAGCACAAAAGTTGCTTGAACTGCACCTTGCTTCTGGCTTTAGAAAGTATCTCTTATGGTTCAAAGGCAAACTGGAAAGCGATCATGCTGTCTTAGTTCAAGAAGGGAAAGAACTGGTTAATTATGCATTGATGAACGCCATTGCAGTTAGGAAGATCTTGAAGAAATATGATAAG ATTCATTACTCCAAGCAAGGGCAAACCTTCAAGTCACAAGCTCAGAGTAAGCACATCGAGATCCTTCAGTCACCATGGCTATCAGAGCTTATAGCATTCCACATTAACCTGAAGGAGACAAAGCATAAATCTAAGAGGATCTCTTCAGCATTTGAGGAATGTTCCCTTGCAATTACCGACGGAAAACCATCACTTACTTGCGAGCTCTTCGATTCAGTCAAACTTGACATCGACTTGACATGTTCCATATGTTTG GAAATAGTATTTGATCCCGTTTCACTCACTTGCGGCCATATATTTTGCTACATGTGCGCTTGTTCGGCAGCTTCAGTAACCATAGTTGATGGGCTAAAGTCTGCTAATGCAAAAGCGAAGTGCCCACTCTGCCGTGAG GCAAGAGTTTATGAAGGTGCTGTACACTTGGAAGAGCTTAATATTCTATTAAGTCAAAG CTGCCCCGAATACTGGGAAAAACGTCTCGAAACAGAAAGAGCAGAGAGGGTCCAGCAAGCAAAGGATCACTGGGAATCCATGTCTCGAGCATTCATGGGAGTGTAG